Sequence from the Clostridiales bacterium genome:
TGCAAATATCACGTGGTGTTTTGTCCGAAATATCGACGTTCCGTATTGAAATATGGAGTTGAAGTTAGGTTAAAGGAGTTGATTATAGAAACATGCACTAAACTTAGTGTCGAAATCATAGAAATGGAGAGAATGCCAGATCATGTACATTTGCTAATTGAAGTAGATCCACAATTTGG
This genomic interval carries:
- the tnpA gene encoding IS200/IS605 family transposase, encoding MKYKSNNNVVYLCKYHVVFCPKYRRSVLKYGVEVRLKELIIETCTKLSVEIIEMERMPDHVHLLIEVDPQFG